The nucleotide sequence TTCTGTCAACTATACATGagctagcttttttttttattattatttttattattattaaaacagtCAAATATATTTGAACCTCAGCTGTCATacatttgttcctgttggagctcATACACAAATCTAATAAGCAGTGTTtgtaatttattaatattatttattcacttaatactttctgtactgtgaacAAGCTATTTTGAATGGAAAGTGTTTAAATTTCATTTATGTATATTTGTCAACGGCTCTTAGCATGCAAATGTTATTCAGGTTTCACAGTTTACTGAGTGTTTACGCGTACACAGGCAACTTTTCACTTAGTGGATTggcaattatcaaagctaactttaggctagctctcttacacacacacacacacactttagcgtgtggcacctttaaaaaaaaaaaaaatttttttaaaggcACTTTCTTGCAAAAACTGGATACTTCCAGCCtgtaaatgtatttataattaATATTTCAGTTTGTGCGATCTATATTATGGTACATTTATCAATGAAGTAAACTGTCTGTGGCATTTGACAAATGACTAGGCCAGACTTCCACATTTTTGTGGCAGTGCATGTGCAGCCTGGTAAACCAGACCCAAATTAGTCTAGCTGTGCCAGCCTTGTGCATGTGGGCAATTGAAGGGGGCTGTACTTTGTCACTTTTTGACCTGCCCCACCTGCACATCACTAGTAGTCGGTGATTTCACGTTTCTTTGCATATACTGTGCTAAACATACACACTCTACCAAATGTGTCTAATGATTTGTTCCCCTGGttagtggcaacaagaagcagtttactgtgTTTTGTCCTGTCTACTAACAATTAGCCTGTGACAGTGATTGCATTCTAAATCCATACTCTGCTGATTAAATTTGTGTTTGCCCCAAGTAAAGAGATGACTCCCAAAACATCTACAAATACACTGTACATTAAATTTCCCTTTAACTCTTGTCTCATGAAACTATTTTTTAAGAAAGAGCACATCTGCTGCACTGGAGATTGACAATGAATCAGCTACACCGAAAAAGTTCCCATTagtaggttaaaaaaaattatgcaaaagcCATGTGATGGGTTGTGAGTGCACATGAGAAGCAGCGGCTGTGGGTTCTTTAATGCAGTTGTGTGAAGCAGTTTGGATTGGGCACAAGCGCACGCCTCAAACATCCACAAACGTGATGCAACAGTAAGCCACTCAAGCTAATAAAATTAATCACACAGACAATATGTGAGTAACCTTTTCACGATGTCAGACTTTACATTTATTGAACAAATGTCACTTTTTTGTCTTTTGGAGTCTTTACAAACAATGTAGAATCCCCTTTGTGTGTGACGCTATATAGCACATTAATGATTGGAGACCCTGACACGGTGAAACTGTAAAGAAGTCAGCAGTcatgcagaaaaaattaaacatactGCACTAATCCAAATACACAAACAAATGCAAAAGTAAGAAAAGTGATCATTGTTATAATCAATTTATTAATGACCGACAGGATGCCAATCATATTACACACGCATGGACATGGTAACAGCTAACAGGTTAGCACGGTGAATTTCAAGTTAAAGATATCAGGGTGAAGTGGTTAAGCTTTATCATTCACTTGTTAAATATGTCAAATGAAAGAGCAAAAACAACATGCGCAAGTCAGATGTACAGCATCATgttttcctgctaacagacaatttCCACCCCAAATGAAAAATAGTCATACAGTATTGTGAAAATGTTTCAGACATGTCACTAAAACTTTAAAAATCCCCTAATTTAgaataacaaaatataaaaactgCTAAACATCTAATACAGTTGTGCTGAACATTTATCATCACgcctaaatttaaattaaatatagGATTTTAAATTATGTTCAGAAATAGATGCAAATGAATCACTTTTTAAACAAAAagttactgaacaacaaaaacatttcaatTTTGTCAAACAAAATGTATAGTCAATACAATTATTAGCGCCCGTTGACAAATTTGCCAAGTcattttcacagccagttttcttttagacAAATCgaaggatggatttttttttttttttttttttttttttttaaagaaatttcagctccagtttgccagaaggcacatgggagacttgagcctgGATTTTGATTGATTTTCTTGTATTAAAATCCTTCCCTGTAAAACTGGTGAAGCATAAGAAAAATTGCACTTGAGAGACCCCAATCACAACCAGACCCTAAAACTTTCAGAGTTGTAACGGGTGGCTAGTGGCCTCCCTCACTAGTCTTGTTCTTACAGCTGCCAagtgtttgagaactgcctactccagataaATTTCACACCtgctggaacccccccccccccccccccccaattcttAAATGAAAGTTGCTTAAATGCCAAATTAAGTTTATTTTGTGACCCAAACAAAGTTTACCTGTACTGTTTGAATTTCTTAACCACTGATGTGACTGAAGGCCAAGACATtctttgacttggaaatgttcatttattcaagaaaactggctgtactggttttgatttactgtaaattcctcAAAGTGTGCCAATAACGTCACATATTTTGTGTGAATTACCTTTGTCATTATTCAATAACtggacattttattaaaaattatgattttACCAAATTGGTTAATTTGCAACATTTCTGAAGAAATTTTAAATTCTCCATTTAAAATTTAGGGGAGCAAGAATTTTAAAGATCAACATTCTTGTTATCTGATGATTACTGTGTGACGCACTGGGTACTAAAAAGAAACTGGTTTTGTTGTGAAATGAAAAGTAGTCTCAAATTTTACTTAAAGTTAGCAGTTTTTCCTTATTTTTCCAGAAGTTTTAGGCCTAAAACATTTCACAGTATTGTGTATAtatgcagtgaggaaaataagtatttgaacaccctgcgattttgcaagttctcccacttagaaatcatggaggggtctgaaattttcatcttaggtgcatgtccactgtgagagacataatctaaaaaaaaaaacaaatccggaaatcacaatgtatgattttttaataatttatttgtatgttactgctgcaaataagtatttgaacacctaccaaccagcaagaattctgtctttcacagacctgttaatttttctttaagaagccctcttattctgtactctttacctgtattaattgcacctatttgaacttgttacctgtataaaagacacctgttcacacactcaatcaatcacactccaacctgtccaccatagccaagaccaaagagctgtctaaggataccagggacaaaactgtagacctgcacaaggctgggatggactacaggacaacaggcaagcagcttggtagaagacaacggttatgattatttattagaaagtggaagaaacaagatgactgtcaatctccctcggtctgggattccatgcaagatctcactttgtggggtaaggatgattctgagaaagttcagaactacacaggaggacctggtcaatgacctgaagagagctgggaccacagtcaaaaagattacattagtaacacatgatgctgtcatgatttaaaatcctgcagggcagcaagttcccctgctcaagccagcacatgtccaggcccgtttgaagttcaccagtgaccatctggatgatccagaggaggcatgggagaaggtcatgtggtcagatgagaccagaatagagctttttggaatcaactccacttaccatgtttcgaggatgagaacaaccccaagaaaaccatcccaaccgtgaagcaggggggtggaaacatcatactctgggggtgctcttctgcaaaggggacaggacgactgcaccgtattgaagggaggatggatggggtcatgtatggtgcaaacaacctccttccctcagtaagagcattgaagatggctcatggctgggtcttccagcatgacaatgaccccaaacacaggcagggcaactaaggaggggctccgtaagaagcatttcaaggtcctggagtggccagtctccagacctgaactcaatagaaaatctttggagggagctgaaactccacacctgaaagatttggagaagatctatatggaggagtggaccaaaatccctgttgcagtgtgtgaaaactacaggaaatgtttgacctctgtaatcgcaaacaaaggctactgtaccaaatattaacattgattttcacagatgttcaaatacttatttgcagcagtaacatacaaataaattatatatatatatatatatatatatatatatatatatatatatatatatatatataaaataaaaaaaaaaatcatacattgtgatgtccagattttttttttttttagattatgtctcttacagtggacatgcacctaagatgaaaatttcagacccctccatggtttctaagtgggagaacttgcaaaatcgcagggtgttcaaatacttattttcctcgctgTATGTATCTCCATCCAGGTTTAGTGCATATGGCAGAGGTCAAAGGTACAATTCAGTTATTGTAGTAAACAAAAACATAttgcaggaagaaaaaaaaaataactgaataaatacaaatgtacAAATACTGTGCTGCAGAATGAGATTCAGGAGGACAGCGTAATGCTAGTATCAAACTAAACCACTGGGTGAGTCTCTTTTCCAGGAGTGAAAACTGTGTTGTCACGTGTCGAGATAGTTACTTGTTATCCAGTCTTAGGAGCTGCTCCTTACCATTAACTGTGAGAGATTTTAACTGACCGTCCTCCTCCACTTCCACCCGCTCTTGGCCATTCTCCACAATCCTGCCATCAACACAAAACACACGCAAGGTTGCTTAGATATGATGAAGCTAGAGAGCTGTGAAAAGTTCTCAGTTTGATATTTACGTACCGTTTTGTGGTGATTTTCCTGCCGTTGACAATCTTGGTTGAGGTCGACACTGATCTGAAGTTACCCATTCCTCCTCCCCCACCACCGCCGCCAAAAGATGAAGAGGAGAAGGTAGTGAATCCACTTCCACCCATGTTTCCAAATGAGTGAAAACCTGTGATAAATATTAAATTCATGAATGACAAATACTGCACCCCCTGTATTATTTTAGTAATTATTATTTCACTAAGCTATTTTTAGGATGTacacacctgaatcaaacccTGAAAAGCCAGACCCAAAGCCTGGGAAGCCCCCAAAACCAAAGACAGAACCTCCGGTCCTGCTTCGGCTTGCTCCCCTATGACGACTGTGTCCGCCAAAGAAGTCATCAAAAGGGTCATCAGCTGTGGATCAAATCACACTTCAGTCACGTAACATTTAACAATGACCAGCTCATTGTTGGTTAGTTCAAAGCTACTGCTGAATTCCACAGGATTTAAATAACTGATTTCAGTACAACATTTGGTAATGTGGGAAGTAATCATGTCAAAATGCCCACCAGTGGCATTCTTGCTAAAGCTGTGCAGACATGTCGCTAAATGCACACTGCCCATCTGGGTCACCGCAGCAGGATAAATCTGTCTCTGGTACAGTTTACTGAAAGAAAACTTTCTCAACTTGAATACATGAGCTAATGGCGAGCAGACTTTGCTTGTTCAGACTAACAAAATGCAAAGAGTTTGTATGAACAGGCTGAGAAACAgctttatttaatttataaaagCATGTAACACCAAAATATGCAAAAGAAGCTTCTCAGTGTTACTTCTTCACCAGAGTGCTGTTCAGTAGAGGACAAATAaattcataaagatgactgcctgaagagaacatgtaaatttccacagtcattggtgatatggggctgcatgtcaggtaaaggcactggggagatggctgtcattacatcatcaataaatgcacaagtttacgttgatattttggacacttttcttatcccatcaattgaaaggatgtttggggatgatgaaatcatttttcaagatgataatgcatcttgccatagagcaaaaaaagtgaaaacattccttgcaaaaagacagtcagattgattccatatttttttccctctgcttggtctaaaaaagtaaccgttactgactgccacaattttttttttcctgatttcttatatttcttaaagccagaaagttgccacttgaaatgactttagttttgtgtcatgtctgtgacctgcttttttttctacaaaattaaacaactgaatgaacatcctccgaggccggtgattccataatttttgccaggggttgtgtgtatatatatatatatatatatatatatatatatatatatataatctgttgcccatgaccaatgtcctgcactgtttcactttatcacTACCACACCACTTGCACTGTTAACAAAAATCTGCTTTTCATGACAAaactccagttttacttggagAAATGCACATGCAGGGCATCAGACGTAAAGTGCAAAATCCTTACgtggatctgtgctggatccacTATGATGACACTGAACAAAGGGGAACAGCAGACAGAGAGCAGAGCCATCTTGTAGCATATTTGCCATTTTGGAATACTGCATTCGAGCAAACAGCCAATGCTGCCTTCATAAATCCTGGGACAGGAAGTCTGATGGGAGGCATAGTGGGTGCTGCTGGTGAATGGAGTACAGCCACACTGTGTGATGATACCATGgtatcattttaaaaaataaatttaaatacaaaCACTCCATTCCAGAGCATAAAGAAATGGATGGATAATGACATTATCAGCTCCCCTTTGGCGAGCAGTTGTGGAGTATTAGCATGCGTGCAAAGTAATGGTAACCTCAAGAAAATGTGAGCGATAATGCTATGTATAACAAAGAATAATCATCAAAATGAATTCAGATTTAACACTGaagtgaatacgaggtctgtccataaagtataggtcctttatttttttcaaaaactatatggatttcattcatatgttttaacgtcagacatgcttgaaccctcgtgcgcatgcgtgagtttttccacgcctgtcggtgacgtcatttgtctgtgagcactccttgtgggaggagtcgtccagcccctcatcggaattcctttgtctgagaagttgctgagagactggcgctttgtttgatcaaaattttttctaaacctgtgagacacatcgaagtggacacggttcgaaaaattaagctggttttcggtgaaaattttaacggctgatgagagattttgaggcgatactgtcgcttgaaggacttcccacggtgcgagacgtcgtgcagcggtcccaggcgccgtcgtcagcctgtttcaagctgaaaacctccacatttcaggctctattgatccaggacgtcgtgagagaacagagaagtttcagaagaagtcggtttatccggatattccactgttaaaggagatttttttaatgaaagacgtgcggacgggtccgtgcgtcgggacgcagtcggcgtggtggcacaggaaaaacacctccgtgttgataaccatttgtaaaatccaggcggcttttgatggctttcagtggagtgagtatatgagaaattgtttaacagctggacatgttccaacttgtccttaaggcttccaacggaggtgtttttcctgtggcggagcgtcgcggcggctgcgagccgacgctgcaatccgcccgcacgtctttcattaaaaaaatctcctttaacagtggaatatccggataaaatgctgaaaccgacttcttctgaagcttctgttctctcacgacgtcctggatcaatagagcctgaaatgtggaggttttcagcttgaacaggctgacgacggcacctgagagcgctgcacgacatctagctccgtgggaagtccttaaagcgacagcatcgcctcaaaatctctcagccgttaaaattttcaccgaaaaccagcttaatttttcgaaccgtgtccacttcgatgtgtctcacaggtttaaaaaaattttgatcaaacaaagcgccagtctctcagcaacttctcagac is from Thalassophryne amazonica chromosome 1, fThaAma1.1, whole genome shotgun sequence and encodes:
- the dnajb6b gene encoding dnaJ homolog subfamily B member 6b isoform X2 — its product is MVEYYQILGVHKNATQDDIKKAYRKLALKWHPDKNPDNKEEAERRFKELSEAYEVLSDENKRNIYDRYGKEGLSAGGGHYDHFGGPSFTFRNPEDVFREFFGGRDPFADLFADDPFDDFFGGHSRHRGASRSRTGGSVFGFGGFPGFGSGFSGFDSGFHSFGNMGGSGFTTFSSSSFGGGGGGGGMGNFRSVSTSTKIVNGRKITTKRIVENGQERVEVEEDGQLKSLTVNGKEQLLRLDNK